One region of Methanomassiliicoccales archaeon genomic DNA includes:
- the cyaB gene encoding class IV adenylate cyclase, which yields MLEIEIKAPCKDLTALEARLRSMGARDFGMLVQKDVYYSHPQRDFGQTDEALRLRQENDIILLVYKGPKIDATSKSREELEVTVSSFENVDLILRRLGFQPFITIAKTRRVYGMRGISICLDRVEGLGDFVEFEYEGDDLEKGKERIAALMRELGIEGNERRSYLELLMQRK from the coding sequence GTGCTCGAGATCGAGATAAAGGCGCCGTGCAAGGACCTGACAGCGCTAGAAGCGAGATTGCGTTCCATGGGTGCGAGGGATTTCGGTATGCTAGTGCAGAAGGATGTTTATTATTCGCACCCTCAGCGCGATTTCGGCCAGACGGATGAGGCTTTGCGCCTGCGGCAGGAGAACGACATTATTCTGCTGGTCTATAAAGGGCCGAAAATCGACGCCACCTCCAAGAGCAGGGAGGAATTGGAAGTGACCGTATCCAGTTTTGAGAACGTAGATCTCATCCTCAGAAGGCTCGGCTTTCAGCCTTTCATCACCATCGCCAAGACTAGAAGAGTCTATGGCATGAGGGGGATAAGCATCTGCCTGGATAGGGTAGAGGGATTGGGAGACTTCGTAGAATTCGAGTATGAGGGCGATGACCTTGAGAAGGGAAAGGAGCGCATCGCTGCGCTGATGCGAGAGCTTGGCATCGAAGGGAATGAGAGGAGATCTTATCTGGAACTCCTCATGCAAAGAAAATAG
- the cobO gene encoding cob(I)yrinic acid a,c-diamide adenosyltransferase, giving the protein MSSLGLMQVYTGEGKGKSTAAFGLALRAWGRGLRVCIIQFLKLGEDYGEVQAVRRLTGIDLMQFGANHFVHKGKHRQEDIERARAGLEKAKEALTSDKYDLVILDEVNVAVYFGLLKVEEVLEVVRSRGQVEVVLTGRNAPQAFLDEADLVTEMRMVKHPYDRGIQARPGIEY; this is encoded by the coding sequence ATGTCATCCCTGGGTCTGATGCAGGTATATACTGGCGAGGGCAAGGGGAAAAGCACAGCGGCCTTCGGATTGGCTCTCAGGGCTTGGGGCCGAGGGCTTCGAGTGTGCATCATCCAGTTCCTCAAGCTGGGAGAGGACTATGGGGAAGTGCAGGCCGTGAGGAGACTGACGGGGATAGACTTGATGCAGTTCGGGGCCAATCATTTTGTGCATAAGGGAAAGCACCGTCAAGAGGATATTGAAAGGGCTCGTGCAGGGTTGGAAAAGGCCAAAGAAGCGCTCACCTCGGACAAATATGACCTGGTGATATTGGATGAGGTAAATGTAGCGGTCTATTTCGGGCTTCTAAAGGTAGAGGAGGTGTTAGAGGTGGTGAGGTCCCGCGGGCAAGTGGAGGTGGTGCTCACCGGTAGGAACGCCCCCCAAGCCTTTTTGGATGAAGCTGACTTGGTTACAGAGATGAGAATGGTAAAGCATCCCTATGATCGAGGGATTCAGGCCAGGCCGGGAATAGAGTATTAG